A region from the Vicia villosa cultivar HV-30 ecotype Madison, WI linkage group LG3, Vvil1.0, whole genome shotgun sequence genome encodes:
- the LOC131655508 gene encoding 2-oxoisovalerate dehydrogenase subunit alpha 2, mitochondrial-like — protein MMKKSTTILTYFKYRITPLLADRRKPNLTNLLPRRFNSTTATNPSIHDQVLDFPGGDVKFIPQMKFLSESTQERIPCYRVLDDYGDLISGTQSVQVGEDVAVKMYNNMVALQTMDTIFYEAQRQGRISFYLTTSGEEAINIASAAALFMDDIIFPQYREPGVLLWRGFTLQEFANQCFSNKFDNGKGRQMPIHYGSNKHNYMTVASTIATQIPHAVGAAYSLKMDKKDACAVTYFGDGGSSEGDFHAGLNFAAVMEAPVIFICRNNGWAISTPTSDQFRSDGIVVKGQAYGVRSIRVDGNDALAIYTAVQAARQMAVSEKRPILIEALTYRAGHHSTSDDSTKYRPAKEIDWWRSARDPVARFRKWIERNGWWNDIAESELRNSLRQQLLQTIQVAEIVEKPPLADLFNDVYDVPPTNLREQEKWLKETVNKHPHEYPTNIPM, from the exons ATGATGAAGAAATCCACCACCATCCTCACCTACTTCAAATATCGAATCACTCCTCTTCTCGCCGATCGTCGGAAACCTAATCTCACCAATCTTCTTCCACGTCGCTTTAACTCCACCACTGCGACTAACCCTTCCATTCACGACCAGGTTTTAGATTTTCCTGGAGGAGATGTCAAATTCATCCCTCAAATGAAGTTTTTATCCGAATCAACGCAAGAGAGAATCCCTTGTTACCGTGTTCTTGATGACTATGGGGACCTGATTTCAGGGACTCAGTCTGTACAG GTTGGTGAGGACGTTGCTGTTAAAATGTATAATAACATGGTTGCACTTCAAACTATGGATACTATCTTCTATGAAGCGCAAAGACAAGGAAGAATCTCATTTTATTTAACAACAAGCGGGGAAGAGGCTATCAACATTGCATCTGCTGCAGCTCTTTTcatggatgatattatctttccCCAG TATAGGGAACCGGGGGTCTTGTTATGGCGTGGTTTCACTCTGCAAGAATTTGCAAATCAATGTTTTTCCAATAAATTTGATAATGGGAAAGGAAGGCAGATGCCCATCCATTATGGGTCTAACAAGCACAACTATATGACTGTAGCATCAACCATTGC TACGCAAATTCCCCATGCTGTTGGAGCTGCATATTCCTTAAAGATGGACAAAAAGGATGCATGTGCCGTAACTTACTTCGGAGATGGCGGTTCAAGTGAG GGAGATTTCCATGCCGGATTAAATTTTGCTGCGGTAATGGAGGCCCCGGTCATTTTTATATGCCGGAATAATGGATGGGCTATCAGTACCCCTACATCAGATCAGTTTCGAA GTGATGGTATTGTTGTAAAAGGACAAGCTTATGGAGTTCGTAGTATTCGTGTAGATGGGAATGATGCTCTGGCCATTTATACTGCTGTTCAAGCTGCTCGTCAAATGGCAGTTAGCGAAAAGAGACCAATTTTAATAGAA GCTCTTACATATAGAGCAGGACACCACTCCACGTCAGATGACTCTACCAAGTATCGTCCTGCCAAAGAGATTGATTGGTGGAGATCGGCACGTGATCCTGTGGCGAGATTTAGAAAGTGGATAGAAAGGAATGGCTGGTGGAATGACATTGCTGAGTCTGAGCTTCGAAACAGTTTGAGACAGCAG CTTCTACAGACGATTCAAGTTGCCGAGATTGTAGAAAAACCTCCCCTTGCAGACCTGTTTAATGACGTTTATGACGTTCCTCCGACCAATCTCCGTGAGCAGGAGAAATGGCTGAAGGAGACTGTAAACAAACATCCACATGAGTATCCAACAAATATTCCCATGTAG